DNA sequence from the Thiosulfativibrio zosterae genome:
TCGCATTGCCATATTTAAAAACAATGTTTTAATGTAGTTGAGTCATGAGCAATTATTTTGGGGTGCAGGCTTTAGCCTGCTAATGTTTGCAGTGTAATCAAAAAGAAGGCTGAAGCATTCGCCCCAATTTAAAAAAAGCCTTAAAGCGATCAATGCTTTGGGGGTTTTTGTTTTTAAGGTTTACCAAAGATAAATAATAAGCAATCCTTTTGGGGCGCAGGCTTTAGCCTGCTAATCTTTGCAGTGTCGTTAAAAAGAAGGCTAAAGCCTTCGCCCCATATTAAAAGCCTCAAAGTGATCAATGCTTTGGGGCTTTTTGCATTGATAGGGTTGACTTTTTTCTGGGATAAAAGTTATTAATTTAGGATTGAGTCATGTCAACAATTACCTTTGATACTTATAAGTTTATAAAAAAGCTTAAAGATGCAGGTGTTTCCGAAGCTCAAGCGGAGGCTGAAGCAGATGCTTTGTCGGCAGCATTACAAGAGTCCATGCAAAATCAGTTGGCTACTAAATCAGATATTTATCGCATGGAAAAAGAACTTTTATTGATGAAATGG
Encoded proteins:
- a CDS encoding DUF1640 domain-containing protein → MSTITFDTYKFIKKLKDAGVSEAQAEAEADALSAALQESMQNQLATKSDIYRMEKELLLMKWMLGTVLAGILALILKAFLNN